In Terriglobales bacterium, a single genomic region encodes these proteins:
- a CDS encoding phosphatidylserine decarboxylase family protein, protein MVRDGIYYGIGLLVVAAVVAYFTTPWLAVVPLLVALFVMWFFRDPNRAIPSEPGALVSPADGKVTDVGVYSVNGVPRMRISIFLNVFDVHVNRSPIAGVIRSAEYRKGKFLNAMAPASAEENEQNTVTVEGEGHSVVFKQIAGLIARRIVFTKKIGEHVERGERVGLIKFGSRTDVIFSPEAQVVVKVGDRVKGGSTVLARFANSATNAQKGGASS, encoded by the coding sequence ATGGTACGCGACGGGATTTATTACGGCATAGGATTACTTGTAGTTGCAGCCGTGGTGGCTTACTTCACCACGCCTTGGCTGGCAGTGGTGCCTTTGTTGGTTGCGTTATTTGTAATGTGGTTCTTCCGCGACCCCAACCGGGCCATTCCTTCCGAGCCGGGTGCGCTGGTTTCCCCGGCCGATGGCAAAGTGACAGATGTAGGCGTGTATTCGGTGAATGGCGTGCCCCGCATGCGGATCAGTATTTTTCTGAATGTGTTTGATGTTCACGTAAACCGTTCACCTATTGCGGGCGTTATCCGGAGCGCTGAGTATCGCAAGGGCAAGTTTCTCAACGCTATGGCTCCGGCCAGCGCCGAGGAAAACGAGCAGAATACCGTGACGGTGGAAGGCGAGGGTCACAGTGTGGTGTTCAAGCAGATTGCCGGGCTGATTGCTCGGCGGATTGTGTTTACCAAGAAAATTGGCGAGCATGTAGAACGTGGCGAGCGTGTAGGGCTGATCAAATTCGGCTCGCGCACCGACGTGATTTTTTCGCCGGAAGCACAGGTTGTGGTGAAGGTCGGCGACAGGGTGAAAGGCGGATCTACTGTGCTGGCGCGTTTTGCGAACAGCGCCACGAATGCGCAGAAGGGAGGCGCTTCATCATGA
- a CDS encoding sodium-translocating pyrophosphatase: MFKWLAAGVWLMQAASALAQGGPSQEAGGEAGLKLPDLTQVSFHGLDGHKLLLVGILFCLLGLLFGLIIYLHLKNLPVHKSMREISELIYETCKTYLVTQGKFILVLWAFIAVVIGLYFGWLAPVPGKPIGVTLPIILLFSIVGIAGSYGVAWFGIRVNTFANSRTAFASLGGKPYPIYSIPLKAGMSIGMLLISVELLIMLCILLFVPRDYAGPCFIGFAIGESLGAAALRIAGGIFTKIADIGSDLMKIVFKIKEDDARNPGVIADCTGDNAGDSVGPSADGFETYGVTGVALITFILLAVKDPVIQVQLLVWIFVMRIMMLVSSALAYFVNAGIAKARYSNADKMNFEAPLTSLVWLTSIVSIALTYVVSYVIIPTLGGDSTLWWKLATIISCGTLAGAVIPELVKVFTSTESRHVREVVTSSEEGGASLNILSGLVAGNFSAYWLGITMVALMATGYYFSTLGLGAVPLGASAPLMLAPAVFAFGLVAFGFLGMGPVTIAVDSYGPVTDNAQSVYELSLIEQIPGISQELNKDYKISVNFERAKHLLEENDGAGNTFKATAKPVLIGTAVVGATTMIFSIIMALTHGLTQNKESLSLLHAPFVLGLITGGAIIYWFTGASMQAVTTGAYRAVEFIKKNIKLEGVEKASVADSKKVVQICTQYAQKGMFNIFLTVFFATLAFAFVEPFFFIGYLISIAIFGLYQAIFMANAGGAWDNAKKIVEVELKQKGTPLHDATVVGDTVGDPFKDTSSVALNPIIKFTTLFGLLAVELAVQLTTEKGSELTHLLAGAFFLVSVFFVWRSFYGMRIGAAKEEAA; encoded by the coding sequence ATGTTTAAATGGCTCGCAGCAGGCGTGTGGCTCATGCAGGCTGCTTCAGCGTTGGCCCAGGGGGGCCCATCTCAGGAAGCAGGCGGAGAAGCCGGCCTGAAATTACCTGACCTTACGCAGGTTTCCTTTCACGGTCTTGATGGACACAAACTCTTGCTGGTCGGAATTCTCTTTTGTCTTTTAGGCCTGCTGTTTGGGCTGATCATTTACCTGCACCTGAAAAACCTGCCCGTGCATAAGAGCATGCGGGAGATTTCTGAACTCATCTACGAAACCTGCAAAACCTATCTCGTCACCCAAGGCAAGTTCATTCTTGTTCTGTGGGCATTCATCGCGGTGGTCATTGGGTTGTACTTTGGGTGGCTGGCCCCCGTACCAGGCAAGCCGATTGGGGTAACGCTTCCCATCATTCTGCTCTTCAGCATTGTCGGTATTGCGGGCAGCTACGGAGTTGCATGGTTCGGGATCCGCGTCAATACTTTTGCCAATTCACGCACTGCATTCGCCAGTCTTGGGGGCAAACCATATCCCATTTATTCCATCCCGCTCAAAGCCGGCATGAGCATTGGCATGCTGCTGATCAGCGTCGAGTTGCTGATCATGCTTTGTATCCTCTTGTTCGTGCCGCGTGACTACGCTGGGCCGTGCTTCATTGGCTTTGCTATCGGTGAATCGCTGGGCGCGGCGGCGCTGCGCATCGCGGGCGGAATCTTCACCAAGATCGCCGATATCGGCTCCGACCTCATGAAGATCGTTTTCAAGATCAAAGAGGATGATGCCCGCAATCCAGGTGTCATTGCCGACTGCACCGGCGACAACGCCGGCGATTCCGTCGGACCCAGCGCCGATGGCTTTGAAACTTATGGTGTCACGGGAGTAGCCCTGATTACCTTCATCCTGCTGGCGGTAAAAGACCCGGTGATCCAGGTGCAGTTGCTGGTTTGGATCTTCGTCATGCGCATCATGATGCTGGTTTCGAGCGCCCTGGCGTACTTTGTCAATGCAGGAATCGCCAAGGCGCGCTACAGTAACGCAGACAAGATGAATTTTGAAGCTCCACTGACTTCGCTGGTGTGGCTCACATCGATTGTCTCCATTGCACTGACCTATGTTGTCTCTTACGTCATCATTCCTACTTTGGGAGGAGACAGCACGCTCTGGTGGAAGCTGGCAACCATCATCTCTTGCGGAACTCTGGCTGGCGCCGTGATTCCCGAACTGGTTAAAGTCTTTACTTCCACCGAATCACGGCACGTGAGAGAAGTAGTAACGTCTTCCGAGGAAGGCGGCGCGTCGCTGAACATCCTTTCCGGACTGGTTGCCGGTAATTTCTCGGCCTACTGGCTGGGGATCACCATGGTCGCACTCATGGCCACCGGCTACTACTTCAGCACTCTGGGATTGGGAGCTGTACCACTTGGCGCAAGCGCTCCGCTCATGCTGGCGCCAGCGGTATTCGCCTTTGGTCTGGTCGCTTTCGGCTTCCTGGGCATGGGACCGGTAACCATCGCAGTGGATTCCTACGGCCCAGTAACAGACAACGCGCAGTCGGTGTACGAACTGTCGCTGATCGAGCAAATCCCTGGAATTTCCCAAGAGCTCAACAAAGATTACAAAATCTCCGTAAACTTCGAGCGGGCCAAGCACCTGCTGGAAGAAAACGACGGTGCAGGCAATACCTTTAAAGCAACGGCCAAACCGGTGCTGATTGGAACCGCGGTCGTGGGCGCTACCACCATGATTTTTTCCATCATCATGGCGCTCACGCATGGCTTGACGCAAAACAAGGAGTCTTTATCGCTGCTGCATGCTCCTTTTGTGCTGGGACTGATCACCGGAGGCGCCATTATCTATTGGTTCACCGGCGCTTCGATGCAAGCAGTGACTACAGGCGCCTATCGCGCGGTCGAGTTCATCAAGAAGAACATCAAGCTCGAAGGCGTGGAGAAGGCGTCGGTTGCCGACAGCAAAAAGGTTGTGCAAATCTGCACCCAGTATGCGCAGAAGGGCATGTTCAACATCTTCCTCACAGTGTTTTTTGCTACGCTGGCCTTTGCTTTCGTGGAACCCTTCTTCTTTATCGGCTATCTCATCTCCATTGCCATCTTCGGACTTTACCAGGCCATCTTCATGGCCAACGCCGGTGGTGCATGGGACAACGCCAAGAAGATCGTCGAAGTCGAATTGAAGCAGAAAGGTACCCCCCTGCACGATGCGACCGTCGTGGGTGATACCGTAGGCGACCCGTTTAAAGACACGTCGTCGGTGGCCCTGAACCCGATCATCAAGTTCACCACATTGTTCGGCCTGCTGGCAGTCGAATTGGCTGTGCAACTAACCACTGAAAAAGGATCGGAACTCACTCACTTGTTGGCGGGTGCTTTCTTTCTCGTATCGGTGTTCTTTGTCTGGCGTTCGTTTTATGGAATGCGAATTGGAGCAGCCAAAGAGGAAGCTGCGTAG
- a CDS encoding mechanosensitive ion channel family protein translates to MNYLPWLQEAAQEVAVILLITFIFIRLLKLGTRRLIKLSHSQELIAGRRALQLRTLAGVLNSVGIFIVIFIAAMEILPIFGLDMGPLLASAGVVGIAIGFGAQTLVKDMLNGFFILVENQYNVGDVIQVAGVGGTVEDMTLRRTVLRDADGTLHVIPNSEIKIVSNKTRDWSRVQLRVAAAYEESSDRVMQLLREVADELRNDPGFAGMIVAEPEIPGIERVAGGEVDYLMQVKTLPGAPQYAISRELRRRIKEKFEKNNIKAAGPAKVYVVNPGQTASGQENT, encoded by the coding sequence TTGAACTATCTTCCCTGGCTGCAGGAGGCAGCGCAGGAAGTGGCCGTGATCCTGTTGATCACGTTCATCTTTATCCGTCTGCTGAAGCTCGGCACTCGGCGGCTGATCAAATTGAGCCACTCTCAGGAGCTGATTGCCGGACGGCGGGCATTGCAATTGCGAACCCTGGCGGGTGTGCTGAACAGCGTAGGCATCTTTATCGTGATTTTCATCGCCGCCATGGAAATCCTGCCTATCTTCGGCCTGGACATGGGCCCGCTGCTCGCCAGCGCCGGCGTTGTGGGCATTGCCATCGGCTTCGGCGCGCAGACGCTGGTGAAGGACATGCTCAACGGATTTTTTATTCTGGTAGAAAACCAGTACAACGTGGGCGATGTCATCCAGGTGGCCGGGGTCGGCGGCACAGTGGAAGATATGACGCTGCGCCGGACGGTGCTGCGCGATGCTGACGGCACACTGCACGTAATCCCCAACAGCGAGATCAAGATCGTTTCTAACAAGACGCGTGACTGGTCGCGGGTGCAGTTGCGCGTGGCCGCAGCTTATGAAGAAAGCAGCGACCGGGTCATGCAATTGCTTCGTGAGGTGGCCGATGAGCTGCGCAATGACCCCGGCTTTGCCGGAATGATTGTTGCTGAGCCGGAGATCCCCGGCATCGAGCGCGTAGCCGGTGGTGAGGTGGATTACCTGATGCAGGTCAAGACCCTGCCCGGCGCACCACAATACGCAATCAGCCGCGAGCTGAGACGGCGCATCAAAGAGAAATTTGAGAAAAACAACATCAAGGCCGCCGGGCCGGCAAAAGTTTATGTAGTCAATCCTGGCCAGACGGCGAGTGGGCAGGAGAATACATAA
- a CDS encoding SDR family oxidoreductase yields the protein MQTGLKDRIAIVCGASSGMGRATAAAFAAEGAKVAMCARTEKTLFAAADEIKGDYKTAVFAQAVDVTDSDAVKKFVAAVAERFGGVDICVANAGGPPTKNFLSITTEEWNKAVATNFLSVVHLAREVIPHMQRKRWGRLITITSTSVRQPVPDLVLSNSVRPAVVGLVKSLAGEFGKDGILVNNVAPGYTETERLSELSKVRALAAGVSEEEIKNRWTVDIPLRRLGKPEEIADAIVWLASERASYITGQTILVDGGIYKGM from the coding sequence ATGCAAACCGGATTGAAAGACCGAATCGCGATTGTCTGTGGCGCCAGCAGCGGAATGGGGCGCGCCACTGCTGCTGCCTTCGCAGCCGAAGGCGCTAAAGTTGCCATGTGCGCACGTACGGAAAAGACGCTGTTCGCAGCTGCTGATGAAATCAAGGGCGACTATAAAACCGCCGTCTTCGCGCAGGCGGTTGACGTTACCGATTCCGACGCAGTCAAGAAATTCGTCGCTGCCGTGGCCGAACGCTTTGGCGGAGTGGATATCTGCGTAGCCAACGCCGGGGGACCGCCGACAAAGAACTTTCTTTCCATCACCACGGAAGAGTGGAACAAAGCAGTCGCCACCAATTTTTTGAGCGTTGTGCATCTCGCCCGCGAAGTCATTCCTCACATGCAACGCAAACGATGGGGCCGCTTGATTACCATCACCTCTACATCAGTCCGCCAGCCTGTTCCTGATCTAGTGCTCTCGAACTCCGTGCGGCCGGCTGTGGTGGGATTGGTCAAGAGCCTGGCGGGTGAGTTCGGTAAAGACGGAATCCTGGTCAACAATGTGGCTCCCGGCTATACCGAAACGGAAAGGCTTTCCGAGCTGTCGAAGGTCCGCGCATTAGCCGCGGGTGTGTCGGAAGAGGAGATCAAGAATCGTTGGACCGTTGATATTCCGCTACGGAGGCTGGGCAAGCCGGAAGAAATTGCGGATGCGATTGTATGGCTGGCTTCGGAGCGGGCCTCGTACATTACCGGGCAGACCATCCTGGTGGATGGTGGGATTTACAAGGGAATGTAA
- a CDS encoding fatty acid desaturase, with amino-acid sequence MARTSVWQSVEFSDRDKFNLTRVIFFAALHLGVVAVFWQTNWRAIAVAVLLHFICGGLGVCVGYHRLLTHRSFKCPKFLEYFFALAGSLSMQGGALEWVALHRKHHQHSDKDGDPHSAAEGFWWSHMLWVLYTPTPKTWNVIRERYTPDLQKQLFYRVLERTHYLGSILLAIGLYFLGGWPFVVWGVCVRLVATYHITWLVNSASHTWGYRNFVSDDLSTNCWWVALLSYGEGWHNNHHAFPTSARHGMKAWEIDFSYYFIRSLKAVGLAWDLYVPSPERMKEKLVQKADEIAEKFSETAEKFSATADELKEKFSETADELAEKFSETADELKEKFSETAEDLAEKLSPPTAEEPA; translated from the coding sequence ATGGCGAGAACAAGCGTTTGGCAGTCGGTAGAGTTTTCTGATCGCGATAAGTTTAATCTTACCCGAGTCATCTTTTTCGCAGCCCTGCATCTGGGTGTAGTGGCTGTTTTCTGGCAGACTAATTGGCGGGCCATTGCCGTGGCTGTGTTGCTGCACTTTATTTGCGGCGGCCTCGGAGTTTGCGTCGGCTATCACCGGCTGCTCACGCACCGCTCCTTCAAATGTCCCAAGTTTCTGGAGTACTTCTTTGCTCTCGCCGGTTCGCTTTCCATGCAAGGCGGCGCGCTGGAGTGGGTGGCGCTGCACCGCAAGCATCATCAGCATTCCGATAAGGATGGCGATCCGCACAGCGCGGCCGAGGGCTTCTGGTGGAGCCACATGCTTTGGGTGCTCTATACTCCTACGCCAAAAACCTGGAATGTAATCCGGGAACGCTACACCCCCGACCTTCAAAAACAGCTTTTCTATCGCGTACTCGAGCGTACGCATTACTTGGGCTCAATTCTGCTGGCCATTGGTCTTTATTTTCTCGGGGGATGGCCCTTTGTGGTGTGGGGCGTGTGCGTGCGCCTGGTGGCCACGTATCACATTACCTGGCTGGTAAACTCGGCCTCGCATACCTGGGGATACCGTAACTTTGTGAGCGATGATCTTTCCACCAACTGCTGGTGGGTCGCCCTGCTCAGCTACGGAGAAGGCTGGCACAATAATCACCACGCATTTCCCACCTCTGCCCGCCATGGAATGAAGGCCTGGGAGATTGATTTTTCCTACTATTTCATCCGCAGCCTTAAGGCCGTAGGCTTGGCCTGGGACTTGTATGTTCCATCGCCCGAGCGCATGAAAGAAAAGCTGGTGCAGAAGGCCGACGAGATTGCTGAGAAATTCTCCGAGACGGCCGAAAAGTTTTCGGCAACCGCTGACGAGCTGAAGGAAAAGTTTTCAGAAACTGCGGATGAACTGGCTGAGAAATTTTCCGAGACCGCAGACGAACTGAAAGAAAAATTTTCAGAGACGGCAGAAGATCTCGCGGAAAAGCTTTCACCTCCAACCGCGGAAGAGCCGGCCTAA
- a CDS encoding NAD(P)-dependent oxidoreductase yields MRVAFLGLGIMGRAMAANLVKGGHEVAVWNRTAGRPVEGAHSATSPADAAKDAEVVWMCVSDTAAVERVLFAPDGVETQLREGMIVVDSSTIAPDATRQFAERVRQRGADYVDAPMTGSKIAAEGAQLIFMTGGREETLEKLQPLFQAMGKTVIRMGETSMGQSAKLAMNLMIALIYEGFAEALVLSGKLGVDPQALVSLIQASMVRSGVVDYKAPFVLRRDFTPNFPMRLMYKDLQLMLDAAKQARVKIPALETVKEVYELAIEEGHEDLDYAATLTLLEKWAGMQPAQAKGAVRK; encoded by the coding sequence ATGCGCGTTGCGTTTTTAGGGTTAGGGATCATGGGCCGAGCAATGGCCGCGAATCTGGTAAAGGGCGGCCACGAAGTCGCCGTGTGGAACCGAACTGCCGGCAGGCCGGTGGAAGGCGCACATAGCGCCACCTCACCTGCCGATGCCGCCAAAGACGCTGAAGTGGTATGGATGTGCGTCTCGGATACGGCGGCAGTGGAGCGTGTGCTGTTTGCCCCTGACGGAGTGGAAACCCAGCTTCGCGAAGGCATGATTGTGGTTGACTCCAGCACTATTGCTCCGGATGCGACCCGACAATTTGCCGAGCGCGTACGACAGCGCGGCGCTGACTACGTTGATGCTCCCATGACTGGCTCCAAGATTGCAGCCGAAGGCGCTCAACTTATTTTCATGACCGGCGGCAGGGAAGAGACCTTAGAAAAACTGCAGCCGCTTTTCCAGGCCATGGGAAAAACCGTGATCCGCATGGGCGAGACCAGCATGGGGCAATCGGCCAAGCTCGCAATGAACCTGATGATCGCGCTTATCTACGAAGGCTTCGCGGAAGCGCTGGTTCTCTCCGGCAAGCTGGGAGTTGATCCGCAGGCGCTGGTTTCGCTCATTCAGGCTTCTATGGTGCGCTCCGGAGTGGTGGATTACAAGGCGCCGTTCGTGCTGCGCCGCGACTTTACACCCAATTTTCCCATGCGCCTGATGTACAAGGACCTCCAGCTTATGCTCGACGCCGCCAAACAGGCGCGCGTAAAAATTCCCGCGCTTGAGACGGTCAAAGAAGTCTATGAGCTGGCGATCGAAGAGGGGCACGAGGACCTGGACTATGCCGCCACGCTCACCTTGCTGGAAAAGTGGGCAGGAATGCAACCCGCGCAGGCCAAAGGTGCGGTACGAAAGTAA
- a CDS encoding MBL fold metallo-hydrolase: MLNVTLRRKVRQFGRIVRHSALTPRSGKSHKPVPVAQQDLGITFIGHSGFLIQIGGRNVLVDPNFARWLFVLKRLRHPGIRIKDLPQIDAVLITHAHFDHLHRPSLRAIARLNQRRFGSVPMMVVPNDVGDVVQGLGYREIVELSWWESCQHTDLTITHTPSQHWGARMLHDHHRGYGGYVINGGGYSIYHAGDTAYFNGFHEIGRRLEPQIALLPIGAYSPPSFRNVHTSPGDAVQAFTDLKAHWMIPMHYGTFRLSHEPVEEPVQLLASEATAAGVQEKVLVLEEGKTRIFSLPEQPNVRYKQPERWSAPNLVPQQNS, translated from the coding sequence ATGCTGAATGTCACTCTGAGAAGAAAGGTCCGCCAGTTCGGACGCATCGTACGTCACTCCGCACTGACTCCGCGCAGCGGAAAAAGCCATAAACCCGTACCGGTTGCCCAGCAAGATCTGGGAATCACATTTATTGGACATTCCGGCTTTCTGATTCAGATCGGCGGAAGGAATGTTCTGGTTGATCCTAATTTTGCCCGCTGGCTGTTTGTGCTTAAGCGCCTCCGCCATCCTGGCATACGGATCAAAGATTTGCCGCAGATTGATGCGGTGCTGATCACGCACGCGCATTTTGATCATCTCCACCGCCCTTCATTGCGGGCAATCGCGCGCCTGAATCAACGCAGATTTGGCAGTGTGCCAATGATGGTAGTGCCCAACGATGTTGGTGATGTGGTCCAGGGTCTGGGCTATCGCGAAATCGTTGAGCTAAGTTGGTGGGAGAGCTGCCAACATACCGACCTCACCATCACCCATACTCCGTCGCAACACTGGGGCGCACGCATGTTGCACGACCATCACCGCGGGTACGGCGGCTATGTGATCAACGGTGGTGGCTACTCGATTTACCACGCAGGCGACACAGCATACTTCAATGGCTTCCACGAAATCGGGCGGCGGCTCGAGCCGCAGATCGCATTGTTGCCTATCGGCGCATACTCGCCGCCATCGTTCCGCAATGTGCACACCAGCCCGGGAGACGCGGTCCAGGCATTTACCGACCTGAAGGCCCACTGGATGATCCCCATGCACTACGGCACGTTTCGCCTTTCGCACGAACCCGTCGAAGAGCCTGTTCAGCTCCTGGCAAGCGAAGCTACAGCGGCGGGCGTGCAGGAAAAGGTCCTGGTATTGGAAGAAGGCAAGACGCGGATTTTCAGTCTGCCTGAACAGCCGAACGTCAGATACAAACAGCCGGAGCGCTGGAGCGCTCCAAACTTAGTACCCCAGCAGAATTCTTAG
- a CDS encoding DUF4147 domain-containing protein: MSNAAHDNDMRALVRQVFLAALAETSVEKSFEKHVEVNRRLLRVREDLYDLNSFSRIFVVAMGKAAYPMAQALKGQLGIMASGILVAPQTAHADPEPMLEGFRHFAGGHPLPNAESVRAANAILNSLRSLSGPSLVIYLISGGASSMVEKPLDEEITLDDLIATYRALVNCGAPIAEINAIRKHLSAVKGGRMALAANSSGGTENVQQVSILVSDVPESALDALASGPTMPDSTTVAQCYEIAQKRRLLEVFPASVQELLEKKLLEETPKYDDGIFHSSRWWPILSSAVLQKAAAAQAALAGFTVEIDNTCDDWEYDRAADYLLDRLRKLRQGATRVCLISGGEVTVRVPETAGGVGGRNQQFALYCATKISGESVTVLSAGSDGVDGVSPAAGAVVDGTTIARAQSQGLSADAALAGFNAYPFFEVLGDAVITGPTGNNLRDLRILLGY; the protein is encoded by the coding sequence ATGTCCAACGCTGCTCATGACAATGACATGCGCGCACTCGTGCGGCAGGTCTTTCTTGCAGCGCTTGCCGAAACCAGCGTCGAGAAATCATTTGAAAAACATGTAGAGGTCAACCGCCGGTTGCTGCGGGTGCGCGAAGACCTGTATGACTTAAATTCGTTTTCGCGCATCTTCGTGGTGGCCATGGGGAAAGCGGCTTATCCCATGGCGCAAGCGCTCAAAGGGCAGCTTGGGATCATGGCTAGCGGAATTCTGGTTGCACCGCAAACGGCACACGCTGACCCTGAGCCCATGCTCGAAGGTTTCAGGCACTTTGCGGGTGGGCATCCGCTGCCCAACGCGGAGTCGGTTCGCGCTGCAAATGCTATCTTGAACTCCCTGCGCTCTCTCTCTGGGCCATCCTTGGTGATCTATCTGATCAGCGGAGGCGCTTCCAGCATGGTAGAGAAGCCTCTGGATGAAGAAATCACCCTCGATGATCTCATCGCAACCTACCGTGCATTGGTAAACTGCGGTGCACCGATTGCCGAAATCAACGCCATTCGCAAGCATCTCTCGGCAGTCAAAGGAGGACGCATGGCGTTGGCGGCGAACTCCTCGGGTGGCACAGAAAATGTGCAGCAGGTTTCGATCCTGGTCTCCGATGTGCCCGAATCGGCGCTGGACGCGCTGGCTTCCGGGCCAACTATGCCTGATTCCACCACCGTGGCGCAATGTTACGAGATCGCACAAAAGCGCCGGCTGCTTGAAGTCTTTCCAGCTTCGGTACAAGAGCTTCTTGAGAAGAAGCTGCTGGAAGAGACTCCAAAATACGACGACGGTATCTTTCATAGCTCGCGCTGGTGGCCCATTCTTTCCAGCGCGGTTTTGCAGAAGGCGGCTGCCGCACAGGCCGCACTAGCGGGCTTTACCGTGGAAATTGACAACACATGCGACGATTGGGAGTACGACCGCGCCGCCGATTATCTGCTCGACCGTTTGCGTAAATTGCGGCAAGGGGCTACACGCGTGTGCCTGATCTCCGGCGGAGAGGTAACAGTTCGCGTACCAGAAACTGCCGGCGGAGTTGGCGGCCGTAACCAGCAATTCGCACTCTACTGTGCAACGAAAATTTCTGGTGAGAGCGTGACCGTGCTGAGCGCAGGCAGTGACGGCGTTGACGGCGTGAGTCCGGCGGCAGGCGCAGTGGTGGATGGAACTACAATCGCGCGCGCCCAATCCCAAGGATTATCTGCAGATGCCGCGCTCGCCGGCTTCAATGCCTATCCCTTTTTTGAAGTGCTGGGTGATGCGGTAATCACAGGACCTACAGGCAACAACCTGCGCGATCTAAGAATTCTGCTGGGGTACTAA
- a CDS encoding biopolymer transporter ExbD, with protein MAFSPSGKNSAEINVTPLIDILLVLLVTFLLITPITPKGENARIPQDSTDQPNQPDHPETVVLQLKLTHNAGSSDAIQLAINQQKVEWSALNSTLQQIFKTRGDKTLFLTSDREIDFRYIAEAIDAAHNAGVDNVALMTKGKD; from the coding sequence ATGGCTTTCAGCCCAAGCGGGAAGAACTCCGCCGAGATCAACGTTACACCGCTCATCGATATCCTTTTGGTATTGCTGGTCACCTTCCTGCTAATCACGCCGATAACGCCAAAAGGCGAGAACGCGCGAATTCCGCAGGATTCCACCGACCAACCCAACCAACCCGACCACCCCGAAACGGTCGTTCTTCAGCTCAAGCTCACGCACAATGCTGGTTCCTCAGATGCAATTCAGCTTGCCATCAACCAGCAGAAGGTGGAGTGGAGCGCCCTCAATAGCACGCTGCAGCAAATCTTTAAGACGCGTGGTGATAAAACTCTTTTCCTGACCAGCGATCGGGAAATTGATTTTCGCTATATCGCAGAGGCCATAGACGCAGCCCACAATGCAGGTGTGGATAACGTTGCGCTCATGACAAAGGGCAAAGATTGA
- a CDS encoding alpha/beta family hydrolase — translation MADEIKSFFLHGSAGKLEALLHAGSPHASHAALVCHPHPLHGGTLHNKVVFNAMKALNGLGFPALRFNFRGAGLSEGTHDHGHGEVEDVRAALDWLDSEFHLPIIFAGFSFGAAVGLRACCPDTRVVGLISLGTPVEVEGRLYAYNFLHDCTKPKLFISGARDQFGPLPELQKLIDRVPGPKQFVVVAGVGHFFEGKLDEVRSSIEQWVKQQFLATSEVRQE, via the coding sequence GTGGCCGATGAGATTAAGAGTTTTTTTCTCCACGGGTCGGCCGGCAAGCTGGAAGCATTGCTGCATGCCGGTTCGCCCCATGCAAGCCATGCGGCGCTGGTGTGTCATCCCCACCCGCTGCATGGCGGGACTTTGCATAATAAGGTGGTATTTAACGCCATGAAGGCGCTCAATGGCCTGGGATTCCCCGCACTACGCTTCAATTTTCGTGGGGCTGGGCTGAGCGAAGGAACACACGATCACGGGCACGGCGAAGTAGAGGACGTACGCGCCGCCCTCGACTGGCTCGACAGCGAATTTCATCTGCCAATTATCTTCGCCGGTTTCTCGTTCGGCGCCGCCGTTGGCTTGCGTGCCTGTTGTCCGGACACTCGCGTCGTGGGCCTTATCTCGCTGGGAACTCCGGTCGAGGTGGAAGGCCGGCTCTATGCCTACAACTTCCTGCACGACTGCACAAAGCCCAAACTTTTCATCAGCGGCGCCCGTGACCAGTTTGGGCCATTGCCGGAATTGCAGAAACTCATTGACCGGGTGCCTGGGCCTAAGCAGTTTGTGGTTGTCGCAGGCGTCGGCCACTTCTTTGAGGGCAAGCTCGATGAGGTGCGCAGCTCCATTGAGCAATGGGTCAAGCAGCAGTTTTTAGCGACAAGCGAAGTCCGGCAAGAATAA